The following are encoded in a window of Castanea sativa cultivar Marrone di Chiusa Pesio chromosome 9, ASM4071231v1 genomic DNA:
- the LOC142609320 gene encoding uncharacterized protein LOC142609320, producing MEKFPCPLELKVASALLLLSASATPPSLISPPPKFNREDVSLKDGRKRKSCRESLVLKDSNKDLSLQLQDDEYHERSVSVSCSSSLTSVVSTEEIRACRMRLISAMARHHQMNLKVVRKSRSKIQYSSDGHGRKISSDKSSTVTSESVSREREASCLSSNSSARSQSSHYGGTTTSKRQGPGPEEMMKKRKRVGSNHIRRRADAILKFLSAGWFSEVKIRQALGDSPDTSKALRMLVMLEEVKRSGTGGRQDPYIYTIA from the exons ATGGAAAAGTTCCCGTGCCCTCTCGAACTCAAAGTTGCTTCGGCTCTGCTTCTCCTCTCTGCCTCAGCCACTCCTCCTTCTCTCATCTCCCCTCCTCCCAA GTTTAATCGTGAGGACGTGTCGCTTAAggatggaaggaaaagaaaaagttgcaGAGAGAGCTTGGTGCTCAAGGATTCAAACAAGGATTTGTCACTCCAACTCCAGGACGACGAGTACCACGAGCGCTCTGTTTCCGTGTCCTGCTCTTCTTCCCTCACCAGCGTGGTTTCAACGGAGGAGATTCGAGCGTGTAGGATGAGGCTCATTTCTGCTATGGCTCGTCACCATCAAATGAATCTCAAG GTTGTTCGGAAGAGCCGCTCGAAGATTCAGTATAGCTCCGATGGACATGGACGTAAAATCAGCTCCGACAAATCGTCAACGGTGACCTCTGAATCTGtatccagagagagagaggcatcATGCTTGTCAAGCAATTCGAGCGCGCGAAGCCAAAGTAGCCACTACGGTGGTACCACTACTTCGAAAAGGCAAGGCCCCGGCCCCGAggagatgatgaagaagaggaagcgAGTTGGCTCGAATCATATTCGTCGCCGAGCTGACGCCATTTTGAAGTTCCTCTCTGCTGGCTGGTTCTCTGAAGTGAAGATCCGTCAAGCACTCGGTGACAGCCCTGACACAAGCAAAGCTCTCAGAAT GTTGGTAATGCTTGAAGAGGTGAAACGATCAGGCACTGGAGGGCGTCAAGACCCCTATATTTACACG ATAGCATGA